The window CCCTGCGGGCAGCCGTGCCGAGAATGAACCCCAGCACCCCCAGCTACCCAACGGCCTCGCTCTACGTGGGGGACCTCCACCCCGACGTGACTGAGGCGATGCTCTACGAGAAGTTCAGCCCGGCAGGGCCCATCCTCTCCATCCGGGTCTGCAGGGACTTGATCACTCGCGGCTCCTCCAACTACGCGTATGTGAACTTCCAGCATCCGAAGGACGCGGAGCATGCTCTGCACACCATGAATTTTGATGTTATAAAGGGCAAGCCACTACGCATCATGTGGTCTCAGCGTGATCCATCACTTCGAAAACGTGGAGTGGGCAACATATTCGTTAAAAATCTGGATAAATCCATTAATAATAAAGCACTGTATGATACAGTTTCTGCTTTTGGTAACATCCTTTCGTGTAAGGTGGTCTGTGATGAAAATGGTTCCAAGGGTTATGGATTTGTACACTTTGAGACACACGAAGCAGCTGAAAGAGCTATTGAAAAAATGAACGGAATGCTCCTAAATGATCGCAAAGTATTTGTTGGACAATTTAAGTCTCGTAAAGAACGAGAAGCTGAACTTGGAGCTAGGGCAAAAGAGTTCCCCAATGTTTACATCAAGAATTTTGGAGAAGACATGGATGATGAGCGCCTTAAGGATCTCTTTGGCAAGTTCGGGCCCGCCTTAAGTGTGAAAGTAATGACCGATGAAAGTGGAAAATCCAAAGGATTTGGATTTGTAAGCTTTGAAAGGCATGAAGATGCACAGAAAGCTGTAGATGAGATGAATGGAAAGGAGCTCAATGGAAAACAAATTTACGTTGGTCGAGCTCAGAAAAAAGTGGAACGGCAGACGGAACTTAAGCGCACATTTGAACAGATGAAGCAAGATAGGATCACCAGATACCAGGTTGTTAATCTTTATGTGAAAAATCTTGATGATGGTATTGATGATGAACGTCTCTGGAAAGCGTTTTCTCCATTTGGTACAATCACTAGTGCAAAGGTTATGATGGAAGGTGGTCGCAGCAAAGGGTTTGGTTTTGTATGTTTCTCCTCCCCAGAAGAAGCCACTAAAGCAGTTACAGAAATGAACGGTAGAATTGTGGCCACAAAGCCATTGTATGTAGCTTTAGCTCAGCGCAAAGAAGAGCGCCAGGCTTACCTCACTAACGAGTATATGCAGAGAACGGCAAGTGTACGAGCTGTGCCCAACCAGCGAGCACCTCCTTCAGGTTACTTCATGGCAGCTGTCCCACAGACTCAGAACCATGCTGCATACTATCCTCCTAGCCAAGTTGCTCAACTAAGACCAAGTCCTCGCTGGACTGCTCAGGGTGCCAGACCTCATCCATTCCAAAATAAGCCCAGTGCTATCCGCCCAGGTGCTCCTAGAGTACCATTTAGTACTATGAGACCAGCTTCTTCACAGGTTCCACGAGTCATGTCAACGCAGCGTGTTGCTAACACATCAACACAGACAGTGGGTCCACgtcctgcagctgctgctgctgctgcagctacCCCTGCTGTGCGCACGGTTCCACGGTATAAATATGCTGCGGGAGTTCGCAATCCTCAGCAACATCTTAATGCACAGCCACAAGTTACAATGCAACAGCCTGCTGTTCATGTACAAGGTCAGGAAACTTTGACTGCCTCCAGGTTGGCATCTGCCCCTcctcaaaagcaaaagcaaatgtTAGGTGAACGGCTCTTTCCTCTTATTCAAGCCATGCACCCTACTCTTGCTGGGAAAATCACTGGCATGTTGTTGGAGATTGATAATTCAGAACTTCTTTATATGCTCGAGTCTCCAGAGTCACTCCGTTCTAAGGCTGGTGAAGCAGTAGCTGTACTACAAGCCCACGAAGCTAAAGAGGCTACCGAGAAAGCAGTTAACAGTGCTACCGGTGTTCCAACTGTTTAAAATTGATGAGAGACCACGAAAAGAAATTTGTGCTTCACCgaagaaaaatatctaaacatcGAGAAACTATGGGGAAAAAATtgcaaaatctaaaataaaaaatctaaaataaaaaatgcaaaatctaaaataaaaaatggaaaggaaacttTGAACCTTGTGTACTGAGCAAATGCAAGGTCTAGCAAATATAATGCTAGTCCTAGATTActtattgatttaaaaacaaaaaaaagattacttaattgatttaaaaacaaaaaaaagtaaaatataaaaacaagttaatgttttgtagaccctgggaaaagaattttcagcaaagtacaaaaatttaaagcattcctttaattttttaattctttactgTGGAATAGCTCAAAATGTCCATTCTGTTTTAAGTAACAGAACTGATAACTGAGCAAGGAAACATGGTTTGGATTATAAAATTCTTGCTttaataaaaatttcttaaacagtgaaaaaaagaaaaatcatcaatTTTACTAATAgtctttctttacattttctattaTTCTATCTCCCACTATATTTCAAATATGAAAATCACTTTTTCACCAAAATTTTAGGTCTTTACATAATAgcgtttatttttaatattcataaatgaaaatatgcaaTGACAAAATAGTAATTATAAATTCAGTAACTTTGTTCAAAATTGTAAGACAATTATTAATTTATactgcattatttttaaataaaaaataaatacatagttttaaaaatctaattgaaCAGGAGGCTAAACATGGTTCTGATCACAGAGATAATCACTTTTAATCATTTGGTTTTAGTGTTTCTGGTAGTtgattttcttcaataataattgtacatagtTATTTcttggtttatcaattttgtaatTTAACTATTGACTTCCTGCTGTAACAAATAAGGATATGTTTCATCTACCTCTTCCCACCATCCCTCCTCCTCCCAATATAATTTATCACTACTTGTAGCTCCTTTATtggtaatattaatataaatatttataattaatgttACACCTAGTGAATTGTATAAAAGGACAGCCCATTTGAGCATTCTCCTTTAAGATGAGTAGAGGCTGTGACGTTGCACtacatagaaatataattatacCATATTACTTTGcaataaactatgtattataGAGAGATGGTCACTATATAATGTGGGTAtagctatacacacacatacacacaaacatataaataatgtgtgtgcatatatataatatacacacatgtatgttatacacacacacatatgtatatatatatacatatatatatatataaaatacatgctGTTCATTCATCCCTATTTTGGGGGCCTGTAGGTAAATTATGGAGAAATCCCTTATGGTTAAAGTTAAATGATTTTCATAACTCATAAAATTAGAATgttcatatttgaaaaaatataaagatgttTTGAGGTATATTATTTACTCACTGACAATGTCTGATGTATACGTGGTCCATACAGCAGGGCTTCAGTCCTCAGATGTTGCCAGTTTCCAGGTTGTTAAATACAAGTTTGCTGAAGGTCTTGTCATAAGTACCCCAATAGTTTAAATAGTGtcttcttctttgttttatttactttatttagagacaggtctcactgtcacccacactggagtgcagaggtgcgatcttggctcactgcaatctctgcctcctgggctcaagcaattctcccacctcagcctcacaagtagctgggactacaggcgtgcatcaacacaccaggctaatttttttgtattttttgtagagacagggttttgccatgttgcccaggctggtttcgaactcctgagctcaagggatccacccacctttgccttccaaagtgctgggattacaggtgtgagccaccatgcccggccttgttttt of the Gorilla gorilla gorilla isolate KB3781 chromosome 14, NHGRI_mGorGor1-v2.1_pri, whole genome shotgun sequence genome contains:
- the PABPC3 gene encoding polyadenylate-binding protein 3, translated to MNPSTPSYPTASLYVGDLHPDVTEAMLYEKFSPAGPILSIRVCRDLITRGSSNYAYVNFQHPKDAEHALHTMNFDVIKGKPLRIMWSQRDPSLRKRGVGNIFVKNLDKSINNKALYDTVSAFGNILSCKVVCDENGSKGYGFVHFETHEAAERAIEKMNGMLLNDRKVFVGQFKSRKEREAELGARAKEFPNVYIKNFGEDMDDERLKDLFGKFGPALSVKVMTDESGKSKGFGFVSFERHEDAQKAVDEMNGKELNGKQIYVGRAQKKVERQTELKRTFEQMKQDRITRYQVVNLYVKNLDDGIDDERLWKAFSPFGTITSAKVMMEGGRSKGFGFVCFSSPEEATKAVTEMNGRIVATKPLYVALAQRKEERQAYLTNEYMQRTASVRAVPNQRAPPSGYFMAAVPQTQNHAAYYPPSQVAQLRPSPRWTAQGARPHPFQNKPSAIRPGAPRVPFSTMRPASSQVPRVMSTQRVANTSTQTVGPRPAAAAAAAATPAVRTVPRYKYAAGVRNPQQHLNAQPQVTMQQPAVHVQGQETLTASRLASAPPQKQKQMLGERLFPLIQAMHPTLAGKITGMLLEIDNSELLYMLESPESLRSKAGEAVAVLQAHEAKEATEKAVNSATGVPTV